From Deltaproteobacteria bacterium, one genomic window encodes:
- a CDS encoding FAD-binding oxidoreductase codes for MPTSDHARELIAALRARFGADAVSDDTAAFTIAGGAPACVVRPLQIEQVGELLAFATKRDWAVIPVGNATHLRVGAPPAQYDIALSLQRLARIVAHEAADMTVTVEAGVTLGALNTALAQARQWLPLDPPLAEQVTIGGLIAADLNGPLRLSQGKVRDLLIGITVVLADGSIAKAGGRVVKNVAGYDLGKLFAGSFGTLGVIVEATFKIRPCPEQTRVLWITTYDDQDAAELALTLLDAKLAPLFVEVLNTTAAAACGQTSGGIALALGGIAEELDAQQTVIVDYCGRSARVCDDREAAQLTHWLREFPRQAAATLTARISLLPTELAGLLPRLTPEAVARGLEAAVVTHAGNGVARLHLRGDEGQALLFIEWLRIAVRARGGWVVFDSLPVGLHGQVEPFGYRTAALTLMEGIKRQLDPRGTLSPGRFVGGI; via the coding sequence GTGCCGACATCCGATCACGCGCGCGAACTGATCGCCGCTCTGCGCGCGCGCTTCGGCGCCGATGCGGTCAGCGACGATACCGCGGCGTTCACGATCGCGGGCGGCGCGCCCGCGTGCGTGGTCCGGCCGTTGCAGATCGAGCAGGTCGGCGAATTACTCGCGTTCGCCACCAAGCGCGATTGGGCCGTCATACCGGTCGGCAATGCCACGCACCTGCGCGTCGGCGCGCCGCCGGCGCAATATGACATCGCGTTGTCGCTGCAGCGTCTGGCGCGCATCGTCGCGCATGAAGCCGCCGACATGACGGTTACGGTCGAGGCCGGCGTCACCCTCGGCGCGTTGAACACGGCGCTGGCGCAAGCACGACAGTGGTTGCCACTCGATCCGCCGTTGGCCGAGCAGGTTACCATCGGTGGACTCATTGCCGCCGATCTCAACGGGCCGCTGCGCTTGTCGCAAGGTAAGGTGCGGGACCTGCTGATCGGCATCACCGTCGTGCTCGCCGACGGCTCGATTGCGAAAGCCGGCGGACGCGTCGTCAAGAACGTCGCCGGCTACGACCTCGGCAAGCTGTTCGCCGGATCGTTCGGCACTCTCGGCGTGATCGTCGAGGCCACGTTCAAGATTCGTCCGTGTCCCGAGCAGACTCGCGTGCTGTGGATCACCACGTACGATGATCAAGACGCCGCCGAGCTGGCGCTGACGCTGCTCGATGCGAAGCTGGCGCCGCTATTCGTCGAAGTCTTGAACACCACGGCGGCGGCGGCGTGCGGGCAGACCAGTGGGGGGATCGCGCTCGCTCTCGGCGGCATCGCGGAAGAATTGGACGCGCAGCAAACGGTCATCGTCGACTACTGCGGGCGCTCCGCACGCGTATGCGACGATCGCGAGGCGGCGCAGCTTACGCACTGGCTGCGCGAGTTCCCGCGCCAGGCAGCGGCGACGCTGACCGCGCGCATCAGCTTGCTGCCAACCGAGTTGGCCGGCTTGCTGCCGCGCCTGACACCGGAAGCGGTCGCGCGCGGACTCGAGGCCGCTGTGGTGACGCACGCCGGCAACGGCGTCGCCCGCCTGCATCTGCGCGGCGACGAGGGGCAGGCCTTGTTGTTCATCGAGTGGCTGCGCATCGCAGTGCGGGCGCGTGGGGGTTGGGTCGTGTTCGATTCGTTGCCGGTCGGCTTACACGGGCAGGTCGAACCGTTCGGTTACCGCACGGCCGCGCTGACGCTGATGGAGGGCATCAAGCGGCAACTCGATCCGCGCGGTACGTTGAGCCCGGGACGGTTCGTGGGCGGGATATGA
- a CDS encoding FAD-binding protein yields MLSAGVIEQLRDIVGADGVIARDSELRVYECDGYTLERSTPQVVVLPKSTAEVAAILTVLHSERIAFVPRGAGTGLSGGCLPIDAPVMVCTSRMKRIVAIDFANRRATVEAGVANLAVTNEVKSRGLYYAPDPSSQQACTIGGNVAENSGGPHTLKYGVTTNHVLGLELVLPSGEIVQLGGAVEDVPGYDLVGLTVGSEGTFGIVTQATLRLSRQPESWKTLLAVFESVNDATQTVSGIIAAGIVPAALEMMDRLIVEAIEAAYHFGFPTDAGAVLIIELDGLAAGLERQAQQVVEICRANHSREVKVAKDEAERAALWKSRKRAFGAVGRLAPSYCTQDGVVPRTKLPDILRAITRIGVHYRLRIANVFHAGDGNIHPILLYDERNADEVERVLAAGREILEACVALGGSVTGEHGIGVEKIQQMPLIFSPTDLLVMQQLRKVFDPTLRSNPGKIFPTPGVCVETTRPMRRAAM; encoded by the coding sequence ATGCTGTCAGCCGGAGTGATCGAACAGTTGCGCGACATCGTCGGCGCCGACGGGGTGATCGCGCGCGACAGTGAGCTGCGCGTGTACGAGTGCGACGGCTACACGCTGGAAAGGAGCACGCCGCAGGTGGTCGTGTTGCCGAAGTCGACCGCCGAAGTCGCCGCCATTCTCACGGTGTTGCACAGCGAGCGTATCGCGTTTGTTCCGCGTGGCGCCGGCACCGGTCTGAGCGGCGGCTGCCTGCCGATTGACGCGCCGGTGATGGTCTGCACCAGCCGGATGAAGCGGATCGTCGCCATCGACTTCGCCAACCGTCGCGCCACCGTCGAAGCCGGCGTCGCCAATCTCGCGGTCACCAACGAAGTGAAGAGCCGCGGCTTGTACTACGCCCCCGATCCATCGAGCCAACAGGCGTGCACCATCGGTGGCAACGTCGCCGAAAATTCCGGCGGCCCGCATACGCTGAAGTACGGCGTCACCACCAATCACGTGCTCGGGCTCGAACTGGTGTTGCCGAGCGGTGAAATTGTACAGCTCGGCGGCGCAGTCGAAGACGTGCCCGGCTACGACCTCGTCGGCCTTACCGTCGGCAGCGAGGGCACGTTTGGCATCGTCACCCAGGCCACGTTGCGTCTGTCGCGCCAACCGGAGTCGTGGAAGACACTGCTGGCGGTGTTCGAATCGGTGAACGACGCAACGCAAACGGTCTCCGGCATCATCGCCGCCGGCATCGTGCCGGCCGCGCTCGAAATGATGGACCGGCTGATCGTCGAAGCCATCGAGGCGGCGTACCACTTCGGCTTTCCCACCGACGCGGGCGCAGTGCTCATCATCGAACTCGACGGGCTTGCGGCCGGCCTGGAGCGGCAGGCCCAGCAGGTCGTGGAGATCTGCCGCGCCAATCACTCCCGCGAAGTGAAGGTGGCGAAAGACGAGGCCGAGCGCGCCGCGCTGTGGAAGAGTCGCAAACGGGCCTTTGGCGCGGTCGGGCGCCTGGCGCCGAGTTACTGCACGCAAGACGGCGTCGTGCCGCGCACCAAGCTGCCCGACATCCTGCGAGCGATCACCCGCATCGGCGTGCACTATCGGTTGCGCATCGCCAACGTCTTCCACGCCGGCGACGGCAACATTCATCCGATCCTGCTCTATGACGAACGTAACGCCGATGAGGTCGAGCGCGTGCTCGCCGCCGGCCGCGAGATCCTCGAAGCGTGTGTGGCACTTGGTGGCAGCGTCACCGGTGAACACGGCATCGGCGTTGAGAAGATCCAGCAGATGCCGCTGATCTTCAGTCCGACCGACTTGCTGGTGATGCAGCAGCTTCGAAAAGTGTTCGATCCCACCCTGCGCAGCAACCCAGGCAAGATCTTTCCCACCCCCGGCGTGTGCGTGGAAACCACGCGCCCGATGCGTCGCGCCGCGATGTGA
- a CDS encoding alanine--glyoxylate aminotransferase family protein: MKTYASPPLRTLLGPGPSMVHPRVLRALSMPLVGHLDPAFLDIMEESKRLLRAVFQTQNELTIPISGTGSAGMEACLVNLIEPGDEVIVGVNGVFGTRMTDIVGRCGGTVVKVEAPWGRIIDPADIAAALKRSKAPKLVVVVHAETSTGAWQPLDDISTLTHAAGALFAVDAVTSLGGCPVRLDEWSVDACYSGTQKCLSCPPGLSPISFSPRALDALKRRKTKVQSWYLDLTMIAQYWGEERVYHHTAPISMNYALLEALRLVDEEGLEARWRRHERNHRALKAGLAAIGIELASQEGHQLWMLNSVRIPDGVDDAAVRRALLDEFSIEIGGGLGALKGKTWRIGLMGESSTAANVLTVLSALEQLLPRHGYRVTAGAAVAAASGVYAKP, from the coding sequence ATGAAGACTTACGCGTCACCGCCATTGCGGACCTTACTCGGTCCCGGACCCAGCATGGTGCATCCGCGAGTGCTGCGCGCGCTCAGCATGCCGCTGGTCGGCCACCTCGATCCGGCGTTCCTCGACATCATGGAGGAGAGCAAGCGACTGCTGCGTGCCGTGTTTCAAACTCAGAACGAGCTGACGATTCCCATCTCCGGTACCGGCAGCGCCGGAATGGAAGCGTGCCTGGTGAATCTGATCGAGCCAGGCGACGAAGTGATCGTCGGGGTCAACGGCGTTTTCGGCACACGCATGACCGACATCGTCGGACGTTGCGGCGGCACCGTGGTGAAGGTCGAGGCGCCGTGGGGGCGCATCATCGATCCGGCGGACATTGCGGCCGCGCTCAAGCGCAGCAAGGCGCCCAAGCTGGTGGTCGTGGTGCACGCCGAGACCTCGACCGGCGCGTGGCAGCCGCTCGATGACATCAGTACGCTGACCCACGCAGCCGGCGCGTTGTTCGCCGTCGACGCGGTCACTTCGCTCGGCGGCTGCCCGGTGCGTCTCGACGAGTGGAGCGTCGACGCTTGCTACAGCGGCACGCAGAAGTGTTTGAGCTGTCCGCCCGGCCTGTCGCCGATTTCGTTCAGCCCACGCGCGCTCGACGCGCTCAAGCGCCGCAAGACCAAGGTGCAGAGTTGGTACCTCGACCTGACCATGATCGCGCAGTACTGGGGCGAGGAGCGCGTCTACCATCACACCGCACCGATCTCGATGAACTACGCGTTGCTCGAAGCGCTGCGACTGGTCGATGAGGAAGGCCTCGAAGCGCGCTGGCGCCGGCACGAACGCAATCACCGCGCGCTCAAGGCGGGCCTGGCGGCGATTGGCATCGAGTTGGCGTCGCAAGAGGGGCATCAACTGTGGATGCTCAACAGCGTGCGCATCCCTGATGGAGTGGACGACGCGGCGGTGCGGCGCGCGCTGCTCGATGAGTTCAGCATCGAGATCGGCGGCGGGCTGGGCGCGTTGAAAGGCAAGACCTGGCGCATCGGTCTGATGGGCGAATCGAGCACCGCCGCCAACGTCCTCACGGTGCTCAGCGCGCTCGAGCAATTGCTGCCGCGGCACGGCTACCGCGTAACGGCCGGCGCGGCGGTGGCGGCGGCGAGCGGCGTGTACGCGAAGCCGTGA
- a CDS encoding MltA domain-containing protein, with protein MTHFRSQLVSFGLSLGLLLPQCTLVEHVASQKSAALRPLSRDECRTELIDQADLSTVPRAAEQSLEYYRRLPEDRALPLLDRTVSVRGLRSVIESLFAQPLKPGDVAALCDRFVLTKATPSQPLLVTGYYEPELEARRRRGGRFRYPLYALPDDLVEVELSTFCPTCGDKRGVGRVRDGQLVPYCSRAEIDAGAIDGHAAVIAWLDDPVEVFVLHLQGSALLHFDDGVHVHISVNGSNGRPYTSISRALVDAGKLSAEHVSLASLKDYLRAHADERDALVQRNERYIFFRTVPAGPVGSLAVPLTAGRSLAADAHIYPTGALVLLKTASEGGAAGLSRLAFVQDTGATITGDHRLDVFWGTGDTAAAIASGMRAPGELYFLLPR; from the coding sequence GTGACCCACTTCCGCTCGCAGTTAGTCTCCTTCGGACTCTCACTCGGACTGTTGCTGCCGCAGTGCACGTTGGTCGAGCACGTGGCGTCGCAAAAATCGGCGGCGCTGCGCCCGCTGTCGCGCGACGAGTGCCGCACTGAGTTGATTGATCAGGCCGATCTCTCGACCGTGCCGCGAGCGGCCGAACAGAGTCTGGAGTACTACCGGCGGCTGCCGGAAGATCGCGCGCTACCGCTGCTCGATCGCACCGTCAGCGTGCGCGGGCTGCGCAGCGTCATCGAGTCGCTGTTCGCTCAGCCGCTCAAGCCAGGCGACGTCGCGGCACTGTGCGACCGCTTTGTACTGACCAAGGCGACGCCGTCGCAGCCGCTGTTGGTCACCGGTTACTACGAACCCGAGTTGGAAGCGCGGCGGCGGCGCGGCGGACGCTTTCGCTATCCGTTGTACGCATTGCCCGACGATCTGGTGGAGGTCGAGCTATCCACGTTCTGCCCGACGTGTGGAGACAAACGCGGGGTCGGTCGCGTGCGCGACGGGCAGTTGGTGCCGTACTGCAGCCGCGCCGAGATCGACGCCGGTGCCATCGACGGCCACGCGGCAGTGATCGCGTGGCTCGATGATCCGGTCGAAGTTTTCGTTCTACATTTGCAGGGATCGGCGCTGCTGCACTTCGACGACGGAGTCCATGTCCACATCAGCGTCAACGGCTCCAATGGCCGGCCGTACACCAGCATTAGCCGCGCGTTAGTCGACGCTGGCAAGTTGTCGGCCGAGCACGTGTCGCTGGCATCGCTCAAGGACTATCTGCGCGCGCACGCCGACGAGCGCGACGCGCTGGTGCAGCGCAACGAGCGCTACATATTCTTTCGCACCGTGCCGGCGGGGCCGGTCGGCAGCCTGGCGGTGCCGTTGACCGCGGGGCGATCGCTCGCCGCCGATGCGCACATCTATCCGACGGGCGCGCTGGTCCTGTTGAAGACCGCGAGTGAAGGTGGCGCGGCAGGGCTATCGCGGCTCGCCTTCGTGCAAGACACGGGCGCCACCATCACGGGCGATCACCGCCTCGACGTATTCTGGGGCACGGGCGATACCGCCGCCGCAATCGCCAGCGGAATGCGCGCACCGGGGGAGTTGTATTTTCTGCTGCCGCGGTAA
- a CDS encoding FecR domain-containing protein, whose amino-acid sequence MRRVRLLATFTLLIAIALPAAATEIGTVAAMEGSAEIGRDEEWTPATVGAPIQEKDELRTGRPGHLKVVFQDDSVIILSDDSHLTVDRQVFNSKEGEADSAFGLLQGKVHALVNSYYGRLGTRFEVKSSTAVAGVRGTEFLMTYDPETDLTEVIGITGAVSVHSAADPTGPGVLITASEATNVPAGGLPSEPEKLDDKTFKRYLQGTDFISIGAAGLSTGHQIVAGAGVPQPDRGPVLAAGPEPIGLANNGAGGIAQGPNASDLLGQPPASVKAMTGSLGINVGNPH is encoded by the coding sequence ATGCGACGGGTCAGACTTCTCGCGACCTTCACGCTACTCATCGCTATTGCTCTGCCGGCAGCGGCCACAGAGATCGGTACGGTGGCCGCGATGGAAGGCAGCGCCGAGATCGGTCGGGATGAGGAATGGACACCCGCGACCGTCGGCGCACCGATCCAGGAGAAGGACGAGCTTCGCACCGGCCGGCCAGGCCACCTCAAAGTCGTCTTCCAGGACGACAGTGTGATCATCCTGAGCGATGATTCGCACCTGACCGTCGACCGACAGGTTTTCAACTCGAAGGAGGGTGAGGCGGATTCGGCGTTCGGTCTCCTCCAGGGCAAGGTGCACGCGCTGGTCAACTCCTACTATGGCCGGCTGGGCACGAGATTCGAAGTCAAGTCCTCGACTGCCGTAGCCGGGGTCCGCGGCACCGAGTTTCTGATGACTTACGATCCCGAAACTGACTTGACCGAGGTCATCGGGATCACTGGGGCCGTCTCCGTCCACAGCGCGGCGGACCCTACCGGGCCCGGCGTATTGATCACGGCAAGTGAGGCGACCAACGTTCCGGCCGGCGGACTGCCGAGCGAGCCTGAGAAATTGGATGACAAGACCTTCAAACGATACTTGCAGGGCACCGATTTCATCAGCATCGGTGCGGCCGGTTTGAGCACTGGTCATCAAATCGTTGCAGGGGCGGGTGTACCACAGCCGGATCGCGGCCCCGTCCTTGCCGCTGGTCCAGAGCCGATCGGCTTGGCGAACAACGGCGCGGGCGGCATCGCGCAAGGCCCCAACGCCAGCGACCTCCTCGGCCAGCCTCCAGCCTCCGTGAAAGCCATGACTGGGAGCCTCGGGATCAACGTCGGCAACCCTCACTGA